The Mailhella massiliensis DNA segment CGCCTTTTCAGCAAAAACGCCGGACTCGCCACGCAAGGCGCACGAAACAGGTCTCCACGCCGCGCAGAACAGAGATGATCGACGCGCCGAGTCTCTTTCTGCCGACCGTCCCGGCTTCACACCGGAAGCAGACAAGAACGTTCCCAGAGGAGTTCCCCGCTTCTCCCCCGGAGAGCCCTGCGGAGGAGAAAAACGGCGGTCCGGCACAGGGGGAGACGGACGGCCTTTGGCCCTATCGTACACGGGGAGAGCCTCAGGCCACAGACAGCAGACCTTCCACCCCGGACATTCCGAAAGAGATACTCAAGATTCATACCGGCATCCCGATCTTACCCTGACGGATTCGGGAGGCCCTGTTCTCTCGTTCCGAGCCTGGAACCTACGACTTTCCCGGGGAATGACGGAAAAAATCATATTCTTCCCTTTTTTCCTGTTGACAGTGCCTGCCGAATCGCCTATAAATCCTTTCACGCCACGCGGGAGTAACTCAGTGGTAGAGTGCAACCTTGCCAAGGTTGAAGTCGCGGGTTCAAATCCCGTCTCCCGCTCCAGCACAAATTTCGTGGCGACATAGCCAAGTGGTAAGGCATAGGTCTGCAAAACCTTGATCTCCAGTTCGAATCTGGATGTCGCCTCCACGCGGGAGTAACTCAGTGGTAGAGTGCAACCTTGCCAAGGTTGAAGTCGCGGGTTCAAATCCCGTCTCCCGCTCCACGAAAGAATGAAGGCTTACCACCAGTAAGCCTTTTTTCATATTGCGGGCATAACTCAACGGTAGAGTGTCAGCTTCCCAAGCTGAAGGTTGCGGGTTCAAATCCCGTTGCCCGCTCCAATATTTCAAGGGGTTATAAGTGATGAACTTATAACCCCTTTTCTTTTCCAGCTTCTTCATGCTGCAGGCAATATTCTCCCGCTGAAATTTTCCTCTTCACAATCCCATGATACGGATGCGGCAATCGTCGGGCAGAGCGTTCAGCATACCTTCCATGCGCGTGAGGAAGCGCTCGTAAACATTCACGGCTCCGGCAAGGACGTCCTCTTTCGAAAACGCATCCGATTCATGTCCGCCCCCGTGAAGAGAGGCCCGCCGGCGCTCCGCCTCAAGCAGGCAGCTCCGAAGAGGCGTGTCTTTCCCCTCCCGCAGAGCAAAAACGGCAACGCGCATGTCCGAAAGCATGGCCCGCACGGCGCTTGTGCTGTAATCATTGCAGCCGTAGACATCAAAGCCCTTCGGTTCCCACGCTTCGCGTGCGTTCCGCGCTGACTCGAAGCGACGTTCCAGAAACGGCAGAAGGTACATCTCCAGCACGTCTTCATCCATGGAAAAAGCCGGAACCGGCGACCTACCGTCCGGGTCTTCCGCGCATACCAGAAAACACGGCTCATCCCCGCTTCCGCCGTGGCAGAAAAGAGGCTGCTCCACGCCAAGGGATGCCGCCCTGAACTGCAGGTACGGCAAAGAATCCGCGCCGTTCTCCCGGCAGAGCGCAAGCTCATACCAGCCGCCCCCCTCCGATGTCACCGTCAGCGTCGCATGGCGGGAAAAACGAAACACGCAGCGTACAAGGTTGCCCTCTGTCAGAGAGCTTTCCAGCCCTCCGCCGGAATATTCATACCGCCGCGTCATGGAAGATTTCTCCTCAAGGAGGACCCGTTGCAGACTCTGCCCCGCAAGGTATGGAGTAAAAAGCCGTTCGGGACGAAAATTGGGGCGGTTCAGCCCTTCCGTGCAGGTGGGAGGAATACGGTTCCAGCCTATGCGGGCGGAAAGCCCTTCTCCGGGGAGATACTCCAGAGCCGTGCCGTCGTCGAAATCCAGAATGAAAGGCTCGCACAAGGTTACACTGTGGGGAATACGCAGGGAACGGAAAAAAACGTCCGCGGAAGATGGGGCGGAAAGACCTGCGGTGCACCGGAGCTTTTCCTCATAACGGCGGAGCTCTTCACCCGTCATATTCCGTGCCGCCCCCACCACGCGGACGCCCTTCAACCGCTTATTCCTGAACTTCCTGACGGCCAGCTCCTTCAGCACTGCTTCCGCCCCCTCGTACACGGGCGCGGACCAGGCGTACCAGTCGAAACGGTCATGGAATGCATCGTTACTGAATGTCAGAGGCATGATTCTCCCCCATGCAGGTCACCCGTTTTGTCCGCGCTGCAAAGGCATTCTTCGAACCGGGAAGCAGGCTCTCCACGTTTTCCTGGCAGAAACGCGATTTTCCTGTGCCGCAAAGAATACGCTCATCGACCAGGGAAGGACAGGGAAAAGATGCCTCCTGGAAGTCCGGGGCTGCTTTCCATGGCCGCATACCTTCTGCCGGCCGCCCCGCACGGGACTTTTTCTTTTTAATATACCCCCATAGCGCGCATATACATACGCGGGGCGGAACGCCCCTGAAATATGCCGTCATCCCGCCGGAATACGCTTCTTCTCCACGGGAAGGCTCTGCCCCGCTCATGTTGCGCCGCAAGGCTTCAGGCACCTCATGGCGTTGAGATGACTTATTTTTCCGTCCATATATTAAAAATATATATGACAAAAAGTATAAAGGTATTAGCGTATTTTTTCCCTTGTATTGTATGTTTGCCTTACCCTCTGAAATGAGGCGGATTTTCTGACCATCGATACTCATGGGGAGGACTCATGCCGACAAGAGCATCTCTCAAACCTCTGGCAACAGCCATAGCGATCCTGTTTACTCTGTTCCAGATCTACTTCACCGCCTTCGGCGTTCTGGAAGGCACCACCATGCGCGCCGACTTCCTCGGCTTCGTCATGGTACTCATCTTCCTCCTCTATCCCCCGTTCAAGTACCCGGAGGGCAGAAAGGAACCCGCCTTCTTCGTCATGATGGATCTTTGCCTCTGCGTGCTGGCCATCGCCATATCGGCGTATATCACCCTGCACAGCGAGGAAATCATGATGCGTATGCGTTATGCCGAAGAAGTGCCGCCGATGGCCTTTTTCCTCGGCGTCTGCGCCATAGTCCTGACGCTGGAAGTCACGAGAAGAACCACGGGCTGGCCTCTGGTCATCATCGCGCTCGTGTTTCTCGCCTACGCATTCTGGGGCGACATGCTCCCCTCGGCGCTCAAGCGCATGCCCATCACGTCCGACATGATTCTGGAATGCATGTATCTTTCCAACGAAGGCCTGTACGGCATTCCCACTTCCGTAGCCACGGGTACCATTTTCGGATTCATCATGTTCGGGGCTTTTCTTGAACGCTCCGGCATGACCAACATCTTCATGGACATCGCCTGCCTGCTGACGAAAAAATCCCAGGGCGGCCCCGCCAAGGTGGCCATATTCGCCTCCGGCATGTTCGGCACCTTCTCCGGTTCCGCCGTGGCCAACGTGTACGGCACGGGCATCTTCACCATTCCGCTCATGAAAAAGGTAGGCTATCAGCCTCACTTTGCAGGCGCGGTGGAAGCCGTGGCATCTACGGGCGGCCAGATCATGCCCCCCATCATGGGCGCGGCTGCCTTCCTCATGGCCGACCTTGCAGGCGTGCCCTACCTCGAAGTGGCCAAGGCCGCGCTGCTGCCCGCCATTTTGTACTACCTTTCCCTGTGGAGCATGATCCACTTCGAAGCCGTGCGCACCAACCTCGGCTATATCGACGCGGAACTTGTGCCGCCCGTCTCCCGCGTGATCGGAAGGCTGTACTATCTTCTGCCCATCGTCATTCTCGTGACCATCATGTGCATGGGAAAAAGCGTCAGCCTCTGCGCCAACGCTGCCACGCTCTCCGTTCCCTTCATCGCGCTGTTCAGCGCCGAAACGCGCTTCTCCTTCCGCAGCTTCTGCGAGGCGCTGGAGCTTTCGGCAAAAAACGTGCTCATGATAGGCAGCTGCTGCGCCTGCGCAGGCATCATCATAGGAGTCATTTCCCTCACGGGCGTGGGCTACAAGCTCATGGCGGTGATCACCTCCTTTGCGGGCAACAACCTCTTTCTGCTCTGCGTATGCCTCATGCTCACCTGCCTCGTGCTCGGCATGGGCGTTCCTACGGCTCCGGCCTACATCATCGTGGCCACCCTCGGCGCTCCCGCCCTCATCAAGGCCGGATGTCTGCCCATCGTGGCGCACATGTTCTGCTTCTACTTCGCCATTCTTTCCGTCATCACGCCCCCGGTATGCCAGGCCGCCTTCGCCGGTGCGGCCATCGCCGAGGCCCCGGCCATGAAGACGGGATTCACCGCCGCAAAGCTCGGCACCATCGCCTTCATCGTGCCCTTCATGTTCATCTATGCGCCGGAACTTGCGGCGCAGGGCTCGGCCCCGGCCATCGTTGTCGCCGTCATCACCAGCATCATCGGCGTCGTTCTTCTCGCAGGCGGAGTGCAGGGATACCTGCTCGTTCCCGCCAGTCTGCCGGAAAGACTCATGCTCATCGGCGGCGGTCTGTGCATGGTCATGCCCGGCACGCTTACCGACGTCATCGGTCTCGCCCTGGCTGCGGCCGTGATCTTCTTCCAGTTCATGAAAAAGCGCAGGGCCGCCGCACAGGTCGCCTGAACGCGCAGTTTCTCCTTTTCACCTTCATCCCAGGAGTACGCCATGCATACCATGTTCAAAGCCCTTGCCGTAAGCGCAGCCCTTACCTTCCTAGCCTCGGGAACGGCGTTCGCCGCAGACAGGATTGAACTCAACGCCGCCGCGGGAAATCAGGGAGGCGTCTTCTATGTGGGCATGGGGGCCGTGGGCAACGCCATCATGCAGGACAACCCCGACATCGATTATTCCATGTTCCCCTCGGCCGGCCTCACCAACATCATCCGTGTGCAGAACAACCAGAGCCAGATCGGCGTCATCCAGTCCAACAACGGAGTCATGGCTCTGAAAGGCCTGGCTCCGTTCAAAAGCCCGCAGAAAAACATCACCGGGCTCGTCAACATGAACACCCGCGCGCATACCCACATCGTCGTCACCGAGGCCTCGGGCATCACCTCCATGGAGGATATCCGGGACAAGAAGCTGCCCATACGCATCAACATCAATCCCAGCGGCGGCAACAATGAAATGATGCCCCGTCTGGTATTTGAAGCCTACGGCATAGGCTGGAACAAGCTCAGGGAAAACGGCGCGAAGCTCTTCCCCCTTTCCATTCCCGACTCCATCGACATGATGAAGGACGGCCGCATCGACGTGGACGTGTATCACGGCGAAGAACCCGCCTACAAATACACGGATATCATGTCCACCGTGAACATCCGCTTCCTCGACGTGGACCCCGAAGTGGTGAAAAACATTGCCGACGAATACGGCATGACCGTTACGGAATTTTCCCCCGAAGCCTATGACGGCAAGGCGAAGGGCGTGAGAGGCCTCACTTCGCATACCGAAATCATCGCCAACGCGGACATGTCGGAAGACCTGGCCTACCGCATCACCAAGGCCATTGTGGAACACCGGCAGGATATCGCCACGGCAGTGCCCCTGTGGGGTACCATGACTCCCGAAGTCGCCTGCCGGACCACGGTGCCCCTGCATCCCGGTGCAGCCAAATACTACAGAGAAATCGGAGTCCTGAAGTAGCCGGAACGTCGGATATCCGTCCGAAGAAACGGTGAGGCCTTCTTCCTCGTCATCCCCTGTTCCGTCGGTGGTCCTTCCTCGGAAGGCCCCGGCGGAACGGCATGTTCCGAAGCATTTTTTGAGTCATACGGAGTCATCTTCCATGGACAAGCCTGTTCTCATCGTCACAGGTTCCGCCACCGGCATAGGACTTGCCGCCGCACGCCTGCTTTCTTCCCGTTATCACATAGTCGGAACCTGGAACCGTACGGCACCTTCCGAAGAAGACCGTGCCTTCATAAACGGAACCTTCATTCAGTGCGACGTTTCCCGGGAGGAAGACTGCGCCCGTCTCGTGGAAGAAGCGCGCAGCCTCGGCTCTCTGCGCGGACTCGTCCACGCGGCCGCCGTCAACCCCACTCCCGCGCCCTCCGTGGCCGATATGAGTCTGGAGTTCTGGAACCGCATACTCACCAACAACCTGACCGGCACTTTTCTGCTGTGCAGAGCCGTGCTGCCCGAACTGCGCCTTCAGGGCGGCGGTTCCATCGTGCTCGTCAGTTCCACTGCGGGACGCAACGGCTTTTCCCTTGCAGGCGGCCAGCCCGGTCATGCGAAAACCGCCTATGCCACCAGCAAGGCGGGCATCATAGCTTTCACCAAGGGACTTGCCCGGGAAGTTGCGGAAGAAGGCATACGCGTCAACTGCGTGGCTCCCGGCCCCATCGACACCCGCATGCTGCCCAACAAGGAAGCCACGGCGAAAAGAGTCCCCATGGGACGCACGGGTACCGCCGAAGAATGCGCCGAAGCCATTGCCTTCATGCTGGATAACGCCACCTATACCACCGGCTGCACCCTCGACGTGTGCGGCGGCCAGTACATGAACTGAGGCCCGTATGCCGGCTTTCGCCATCACCTCGCGCATGCGCGCAAAACAGGGACAGGAAGACGCTTTCGCCGTGCTGCTCGTCGAATACGAGAAGGCCTGCGCG contains these protein-coding regions:
- a CDS encoding TRAP transporter permease, yielding MPTRASLKPLATAIAILFTLFQIYFTAFGVLEGTTMRADFLGFVMVLIFLLYPPFKYPEGRKEPAFFVMMDLCLCVLAIAISAYITLHSEEIMMRMRYAEEVPPMAFFLGVCAIVLTLEVTRRTTGWPLVIIALVFLAYAFWGDMLPSALKRMPITSDMILECMYLSNEGLYGIPTSVATGTIFGFIMFGAFLERSGMTNIFMDIACLLTKKSQGGPAKVAIFASGMFGTFSGSAVANVYGTGIFTIPLMKKVGYQPHFAGAVEAVASTGGQIMPPIMGAAAFLMADLAGVPYLEVAKAALLPAILYYLSLWSMIHFEAVRTNLGYIDAELVPPVSRVIGRLYYLLPIVILVTIMCMGKSVSLCANAATLSVPFIALFSAETRFSFRSFCEALELSAKNVLMIGSCCACAGIIIGVISLTGVGYKLMAVITSFAGNNLFLLCVCLMLTCLVLGMGVPTAPAYIIVATLGAPALIKAGCLPIVAHMFCFYFAILSVITPPVCQAAFAGAAIAEAPAMKTGFTAAKLGTIAFIVPFMFIYAPELAAQGSAPAIVVAVITSIIGVVLLAGGVQGYLLVPASLPERLMLIGGGLCMVMPGTLTDVIGLALAAAVIFFQFMKKRRAAAQVA
- a CDS encoding TAXI family TRAP transporter solute-binding subunit — encoded protein: MHTMFKALAVSAALTFLASGTAFAADRIELNAAAGNQGGVFYVGMGAVGNAIMQDNPDIDYSMFPSAGLTNIIRVQNNQSQIGVIQSNNGVMALKGLAPFKSPQKNITGLVNMNTRAHTHIVVTEASGITSMEDIRDKKLPIRININPSGGNNEMMPRLVFEAYGIGWNKLRENGAKLFPLSIPDSIDMMKDGRIDVDVYHGEEPAYKYTDIMSTVNIRFLDVDPEVVKNIADEYGMTVTEFSPEAYDGKAKGVRGLTSHTEIIANADMSEDLAYRITKAIVEHRQDIATAVPLWGTMTPEVACRTTVPLHPGAAKYYREIGVLK
- a CDS encoding SDR family NAD(P)-dependent oxidoreductase, encoding MDKPVLIVTGSATGIGLAAARLLSSRYHIVGTWNRTAPSEEDRAFINGTFIQCDVSREEDCARLVEEARSLGSLRGLVHAAAVNPTPAPSVADMSLEFWNRILTNNLTGTFLLCRAVLPELRLQGGGSIVLVSSTAGRNGFSLAGGQPGHAKTAYATSKAGIIAFTKGLAREVAEEGIRVNCVAPGPIDTRMLPNKEATAKRVPMGRTGTAEECAEAIAFMLDNATYTTGCTLDVCGGQYMN